The Deltaproteobacteria bacterium nucleotide sequence AAGGGGCTTGCTGCCGGTAACCGCGGTGATGATCTTGGCGATGGTATAGGCATTGCTCCGGAGCATGAGCTTGCAGTTATAAAACCTACAATCCTTGATCTGCGTCTCGCCTCGTTCCAAAACAACGAGGCAATCTCTAAACTCACAACGGCTGAATTCCTTGCCGTCAAGCTCTATCCTCTCGCCCTGAAACCGCTTGTTCTTGTAGTGAATGGTAAACATAAGGTAATCTCCCATGATGGGATCATCACCCACGAACGATGAAAATCCGATATTGCTCCCTCTCCCGCCAGCGGGAGAGGGCTGGGGTGAGGGTGGATATGGTTTTTCCCCTCACCTTAATCGCCTCGGCTGTCTTCGACCCTGAGACTTCGGCGTGAGCTCAGTCGAACGCTCAGACCGAAGGGAGCTCGCCGCAGGCCTCTCCCCGAAGGGGAGAGGAGATGACAAAGTTTATTTTCTGCGTGATATCAAATCGCAACCATTACATATAAGGAAATTTCTCCTCTACTCTCCGCACTCGCTGGGGTCGCCCTGGATCTTGGCGATGGTGTGGGGTAGGGCCGGCAGGATCACCTCCAATCCCTCCTTCACCGCCTTGGGGCTGCCTGGGAGGTTGACGATGAGGGTTCGTCCTCGCACGCCACATACGGCGCGGGAGATCATGGCATGGGGGGTCTTCTTCAAACCCTCCATCCTCATGGCCTCGGCAAAGCCAGGTACCTCCCTCTCGATCACCTCCAAGGTGACCTCAGGAGTGACATCGCGGGGGCTGACCCCGGTCCCCCCAGTGGTCAAGATGAGGTCAAGACCCATCTCATCCGCCCCCTGCAAAAGGACCTCCTTTATCTCCTCCTTCTCATCCGGGACCACCGTGCTGAAGACTACCTCAGCATCCAACCCCTGCACCATCTCCCGGATGATTTCTCCACTGGTATCGACCCGCTCACCACGGTACCCCCTATCACTGATGGTGATCACCCCTACCCTCATCATACCGCTATCTCCTCTCCCATTCTTGAGGTGTTATAGCCCCCTAGTCCCTCGATCTGTGCCCGAAATCCCTCTGAGCGCAGGACCTTGATGACCATCTGGACCTTGGGATCGTCGAAGAGCCCTTGGGGTATGATGAGATCATATCTCTCCCTCTCCAAGGACACGAAGTCGAGACCCAGGGCCTTGGCTGCCCCATAGATCCCCAACCCTACGTCAGCCCGGCCACTGCTTACTGCCACCGCCACACCGAGATGCGTAAACTCCTCTTCCTCATAGCCATTGATCCGAACGGGATCTATCCCCTCCCTCTCCAAGAGGTAATCGAGCAACACCCGGGTGCCGGAGCCCCGCTGACGGTTGATGAAACGGACATCATCCCGCACAAGATCAGACAGGCCCCTGATCCCTTTGGGGTTCCCAGAAGGGAGGATGAAACCTTGCTGGCGATAGGCAAGGTGGATAAGCCTCACCCTTACCCCGGAGAGATACCTGCGGATATAGGAAATATTGTACTCTCCGGTGGCCGGGTCCAAGAGGTGGGACCCGGCCATATGGGCATATCCCTTTTCCAGGGCGATGATCCCTCCGAGGCTCCCCACATGGCTGGAGGAGAGGTGAAGGGAAGGGTCCTTTTTCCTGACCCAACTGGCCAATAGATCGAGTGCGAGGTCATGGCTACCAATGATCACCACGGTGTTCTCTATCTCCTCCTTGCCCCACAAGAGTTCTGCCTCCACCTGCTGCCCCTCTTCGACCCCCTCAATCAGGCGGGGAATGCGGATGATGGCATTGGCCCTGGTGAGGGAGGTGATCACCCCTGCCCCGCGGGGCAGAGGGGTAGCCACTACCCTTTCTCCTACCTTACCCAGCCTCACCCGCACAAACTCCTCGGCACCTAGCTTGGAGGGGAGCCTCCTGGTGGGCAATACCGTCACCTTCTTCCTCTTTGGCGCTGCTAGGCCCAGCATGGCGGCCAGAAGGGGTTGGACAAAGAGCTCAAAGGAGAGCACCGCGGAGACTGAATAGCCGGGCACCCCGACGATGGGCCTCTCGTTTACTACCCCTAAGAGGGTGGGCTTGCCCGGCATGATGGTGACACCATGGACCAACACCTCCCCCAACTCCTCGACGATGGAGGCGGTGTAGTCCTCGGAACCAGCGGACGATCCCGCATTGATCAAGATGACGTCGTGCCCTCCTCGGTAGGCGGAGAGTATGGCCTCCTTTATCTCCTGGGGGTCATCACGGACAATGGGGTGGGGGATAAATTCTGCCCCGGCTTCCTCGACCAGACCTGCCAAGATGGTCGAGTTAAAGTCCACTACCTCCCCCTCTCTGGGCCCCCTCGGCAGGGCCTCCTCAGGGGAAACCACCTCAGCCCCGGTGGGGATCACCACCACCTGGGGCCTCCTCTTGACCGCGACCTCTAAGACCCCCCCGGCCAGCAATGCCCCCATATCGTAGGGGGTGAGGCGATGACCCTGAGGGAGGATGAGCTCGCTGGCGACCAGGTCTTCACCCACCGTGCGCACGTTCTGCCAGGGATGGACGGCCTGCATGATCTCCACCGTCTGCGCATCTATCTGCTGGATCTCTTCAATCATGACCACAGCATCGGTCCCTGGGGGCAGTGGTTCTCCTGTATCTACGAAAAAGGCCTCTTCACCCACCTTTAACCTCTTGGGCCGATCCTCCGCTGCCCCAAAGGTAACCTGGGCCTGCAGCGCAATCCCATCCATGGCTGCACTGTGATAATGCGGAGAGGAGAGGCGGGCGAAGATGGGCTCAGCGGTGACCCTTCCCAATGCCTCCTTTACGGGGACGACCTCCTTTTTACCATATTGGAAGGGCTTGACCCTCTCCAAAAAGGTCTTTAAGGCCTCCTCGCATGTCCACATCCGCAGATAGATGCGTCTCTTCATCCCTTGATCACACCTAAAGGTCTCAACTTCACCACCTTTTTACCGATACCGGCCCCATGGACCACCTCCACCACATCGCTCACGTCCTTATAGGCCTCAGGGATCTCTTCCACCATGGTGGCCTGACTGGCAG carries:
- a CDS encoding MogA/MoaB family molybdenum cofactor biosynthesis protein, with protein sequence MMRVGVITISDRGYRGERVDTSGEIIREMVQGLDAEVVFSTVVPDEKEEIKEVLLQGADEMGLDLILTTGGTGVSPRDVTPEVTLEVIEREVPGFAEAMRMEGLKKTPHAMISRAVCGVRGRTLIVNLPGSPKAVKEGLEVILPALPHTIAKIQGDPSECGE
- a CDS encoding molybdopterin biosynthesis protein, with product MKRRIYLRMWTCEEALKTFLERVKPFQYGKKEVVPVKEALGRVTAEPIFARLSSPHYHSAAMDGIALQAQVTFGAAEDRPKRLKVGEEAFFVDTGEPLPPGTDAVVMIEEIQQIDAQTVEIMQAVHPWQNVRTVGEDLVASELILPQGHRLTPYDMGALLAGGVLEVAVKRRPQVVVIPTGAEVVSPEEALPRGPREGEVVDFNSTILAGLVEEAGAEFIPHPIVRDDPQEIKEAILSAYRGGHDVILINAGSSAGSEDYTASIVEELGEVLVHGVTIMPGKPTLLGVVNERPIVGVPGYSVSAVLSFELFVQPLLAAMLGLAAPKRKKVTVLPTRRLPSKLGAEEFVRVRLGKVGERVVATPLPRGAGVITSLTRANAIIRIPRLIEGVEEGQQVEAELLWGKEEIENTVVIIGSHDLALDLLASWVRKKDPSLHLSSSHVGSLGGIIALEKGYAHMAGSHLLDPATGEYNISYIRRYLSGVRVRLIHLAYRQQGFILPSGNPKGIRGLSDLVRDDVRFINRQRGSGTRVLLDYLLEREGIDPVRINGYEEEEFTHLGVAVAVSSGRADVGLGIYGAAKALGLDFVSLERERYDLIIPQGLFDDPKVQMVIKVLRSEGFRAQIEGLGGYNTSRMGEEIAV